One genomic region from Bubalus bubalis isolate 160015118507 breed Murrah chromosome 24, NDDB_SH_1, whole genome shotgun sequence encodes:
- the CCDC154 gene encoding coiled-coil domain-containing protein 154, whose product MVLMIVVSSLFPPSVDPDPAPRIHWLTGVEVGDTPVGTPLSWGCREGGPGHHILVHIPGTIAEPLEKAIFPPLPPDCGPGPHTRGPPGYGCLVRTRPPPPAPGCRLRRKESVGAIPSRWALTSSEGLGGVLVTPFEWTAGPLGLPFLAGLCLLCGCTLQVALPRPRPIAPVAPHLLVEWTDSSPSSEASPPSQLSTVAPEDLGLLEEELASPEPLNPEEVSEKDACSHLQSDASDLEQGTPKRWKQLEQWVADLQGEVAYLRGHRARCEHATLSLLRELLQLRACLQLQDTQLKRLQLETRRVAAAPEKEAVQFPGPQQQNQMQALDKRLVEVREALTQIRRKQALQDSERKGAEQEASLRLSELTGKLKQEEQDREVACGALQKSQEEAGQKVDHEVARMQAQMTKLGEEMSLRFLKREARLCSFLQKSFLALEKRMKASESARLRAESALREELECRWRQLQELDTERVRALQGQCQQEECHLLEQCRGLDKAVVQLTEFVQQNQVSLNRVLLAEQKAWDAKGQLEDSRAGELATYLQENLEAMQLAGELAQQETHGALELVRPLGGGRAHRVPLPGGQHTQPRPPQLREKSQALEVSVAELVRQVKDLSDHFLALSWRLDLQEQTLSMRLRETQNEWEVAEQRWREGLTQCREEAEAHLREVQERVDRLPQQIEAVTDKCVLHKSDSDCKISAEATARELAVEAVRQELAALLSSVQLLREGNPGRKIAEIQGKLATFQNQMMKLETSIQDNKTIQNLKFNTETKLRTEAMATLQESVLRLWSEEGPWAPTLSGRRGPTSLGRQQLFIKDMAPNDVVPVNRWGVYQAMRWAAGAAFQSACRSGFRGGRRAGDGGGPRA is encoded by the exons atggtACTGATGATCGTTGTCAGCTCCTTGTTCCCACCCAGTGTGGACCCTGATCCAGCACCCAGGATTCACTGGCTcacaggggtggaggtgggggataCCCCAGTGGGGACGCCCCTGAGTTGGGGATGCAG GGAGGGTGGGCCCGGCCACCACATCCTCGTCCACATTCCTGGGACCATCgcagagcccttggagaaggccaTCTTCCCTCCCTTGCCTCCCGACTGCGGCCCCGGTCCCCACACTCGGGGGCCCCCAGGCTACGGCTGCTTGGTCAGG ACGCGGCCCCCACCCCCGGCACCTGGCTGCAGGCTGAGACGCAAGGAGAGCGTGGGCGCCATCCCCAGTCGCTGGGCATTGACGTCGAGCGAGGGGCTGGGCGGCGTGTTAGTTACCCCCTTTGAGTGGACTGCAGGTCCGCTCGGCCTGCCCTTCCTCGCGGGGCTGTGCCTGCTCTGCGGCTGCACCCTCCAGGTGGCCCTGCCCCGGCCTCGCCCCATCGCCCCTGTGGCCCC GCACCTTCTTGTAGAGTGGACAGACAGCAGCCCCTCATCCGAGGCCTCGCCGCCCTCCCAGCTGAGCACCGTTGCCCCGGAGGACCTGGGGCTCCTGGAGGAAGAGCTGGCCAGCCCCGAGCCTCTGAATCCGGAGGAGGTCTCGGAGAAGGATGCGTGCAGTCACCTGCAGTCTGACGCCTCCGACCTGGAGCAGGGCACCCCGAAGCGCTGGAAGCAGCTGGAGCAGTG GGTAGCCGACCTGCAGGGTGAGGTGGCGTACCTGCGGGGACACCGGGCCCGCTGCGAGCATGCCACGCTGAGCCTACTGCGGGAGCTGCTGCAGCTGCGGGCCTGCCTGCAGCTGCAGGACACACAGCTGAAGAGGCTGCAGCTGGAGACGCGGCGGGTGGCTGCAGCCCCCGAGAAGGAGGCTGTCCAG TTCCCTGGCCCACAGCAGCAGAACCAGATGCAGGCTCTGGACAAGAG GCTGGTGGAAGTCCGGGAGGCCCTAACCCAGATCCGGAGGAAGCAGGCGCTCCAGGACTCTGAGCGGAAGGGCGCCGAGCAGGAGGCCAGCCTCAG GCTGTCCGAGCTGACTGGGAAGCTGAAGCAGGAGGAGCAGGACCGCGAGGTGGCCTGCGGGGCCCTGCAGAAGAGCCAGGAGGAGGCGGGCCAGAAGGTGGACCATGAGGTGGCCAGGATGCAG GCCCAGATGACCAAGCTGGGGGAGGAGATGAGCCTCCGCTTCCTCAAGAGGGAGGCCAGGCTGTGCAGCTTCCTGCAGAAGAGCTTCCTGGCCTTGGAGAAG AGGATGAAGGCCTCGGAGAGTGCGCGGCTGCGGGCGGAGAGCGCCCTGCGGGAGGAGCTGGAGTGCAGGTGGCGGCAGCTGCAGGAGCTGGACACGGAGCGTGTGCGGGCCCTGCAGGGGCAGTgccag CAGGAAGAGTGCCACCTCCTGGAGCAGTGCCGGGGCCTGGACAAGGCCGTGGTCCAGCTGACCGAGTTCGTGCAGCAGAACCAGGTGTCGCTCAACCGCGTCCTCCTGGCTGAGCAGAAGGCCTG GGATGCCAAGGGGCAGTTAGAAGACAGCCGGGCTGGGGAGCTGGCCACCTACCTGCAGGAGAACCTGGAGGCCATGCAGCTGGCCGGCGAGCTGGCCCAGCAGGAGACGCACGGCGCCCTGGAGCTGGTGAGGCCGCTGGGCGGGGGGCGGGCTCACAGGGTCCCCCTTCCAGGCGGGCAGCACACTCAGCCCCGCCCCCCGCAGCTCCGAGAGAAGAGCCAGGCCCTGGAGGTGTCCGTGGCTGAGCTGGTCAGGCAGGTGAAGGACCTGAGTGACCACTTCCTGGCCCTGAGCTGGCGGCTGGACCTGCAGGAGCAGACGCTGAGCATGCGGCTGCGGGAG ACACAGAATGAGTGGGAGGTTGCAGAGCAGCGGTGGCGGGAAGGCCTGACGCAGTGTCGAGAGGAGGCGGAGGCGCACCTGCGGGAGGTGCAGGAACGAGTGGACCGGCTGCCCCAGCAG ATAGAGGCTGTCACCGACAAGTGTGTGCTTCACAAGAGTGACTCGGACTGCAAGATCTCTGCTGAGGCCACAGCCAG AGAGCTGGCGGTCGAGGCCGTGAGGCAGGAGCTGGCTGCCCTGCTGTCCTCTGTGCAGCTGCTCAGAGAGGGCAACCCTGGGCGCAAGATCGCCGAGATCCAGGGCAAGCTGGCCACG TTTCAGAACCAAATGATGAAATTGGAAACCAGCATCCAGGACAACAAGACCATCCAGAATCTCAAGTTTAATACAGAAACCAAGCTG CGCACGGAGGCAATGGCCACCCTGCAGGAGAGCGTGCTGCGCCTGTGGAGCGAGGAGGGCCCCTGGGCCCCGACGCTGAGCGGCAGGAGGGGCCCCACGTCCCTGGGGCGGCAGCAGCTCTTCATCAAGGACATGGCCCCCAACGACGTGGTCCCCGTGAATCGCTGGGGCGTGTATCAGGCCATGAGGTGGGCAGCGGGAGCCGCCTTCCAGAGCGCCTGCAGGTCCGGGTTCAGGGGAGGCCGCAGGGCAGGGGATGGAGGTGGGCCCCGGGCGTGA
- the PERCC1 gene encoding protein PERCC1, producing MAAGVIRPLCDFRLPLPALQPFLSQVPEPPDTSEEEEGEEEEELEAEGPEGHSPNSCSPGWAPEVPPLDPSSPETPLQLLRFSELISGDIQRYFGRKDRGQDPDACDIYADSRPASSLARELSCADLVRPARSAPPENREATEPGGCSPGCPEGQAHGPGLGRDGPPLLGPLAELFDYGLRQCSGARAVSGRRLRLERKYGHITPMTQRKLPPSFWREPAPSPLGLLHPGTPDFSDLLASWSAEAGSELLGTGAPGLEGVQLAEA from the coding sequence ATGGCCGCGGGGGTCATCCGGCCGCTCTGTGACTTCCGGCTGCCCCTGCCGGCCCTCCAGCCCTTCCTGTCCCAAGTCCCGGAGCCCCCAGACACTtccgaggaggaggagggggaggaggaggaggagctggaggccgAGGGGCCAGAGGGCCACAGCCCGAACTCCTGCAGCCCAGGCTGGGCCCCCGAAGTGCCCCCCCTGGACCCCAGCAGCCCGGAGACGCCGCTGCAGCTGCTGCGGTTCTCAGAGCTCATCAGCGGCGACATCCAGCGGTACTTCGGCCGCAAGGACCGGGGGCAGGACCCCGACGCCTGTGACATCTACGCTGACAGCCGCCCGGCCAGCAGCTTGGCCAGGGAGCTCTCCTGCGCCGATCTGGTGCGCCCAGCCCGCAGCGCCCCCCCAGAAAACCGTGAGGCCACCGAGCCCGGGGGCTGCTCCCCGGGGTGCCCCGAGGGGCAGGCGCACGGGCCAGGCCTTGGTAGGGATGGGCCACCGCTGCTGGGGCCCCTGGCCGAGCTCTTCGACTATGGGCTGCGGCAGTGCTCTGGTGCCCGGGCAGTGAGTGGGCGGCGACTCAGGCTGGAGCGCAAGTACGGCCACATCACCCCAATGACCCAGAGGAAGCTGCCCCCATCCTTCTGGAGGGAGCCGGCACCCAGCCCCCTGGGCCTGCTGCACCCTGGCACTCCCGACTTCAGTGACCTGCTGGCCAGCTGGTCGGCAGAGGCCGGGTCCGAGCTGCTGGGCACGGGGGCCCCGGGCCTGGAGGGGGTGCAGCTGGCCGAGGCCTAG
- the C24H16orf91 gene encoding protein CCSMST1: MSGVLSAPAAGALRALRLVRWASRSPPPPPSGRARAQLAAEGDEEDDPHLPLRFSSSRAAPLRWTVKQSLGTGQQRPWWVVLPLSLSLMALVIWCFFRQETSADRWLRRMLLEEVPEPSDASEKPGAPVAHGART; the protein is encoded by the exons ATGAGCGGCGTTCTGTCCGCGCCAGCGGCCGG GGCGCTCCGGGCGCTGAGGCTCGTGCGCTGGGCTTCCAGAAGCCCGCCTCCGCCGCCCAGCGGCCGGGCTCGAGCCCAGCTCGCGGCCGAGGGCGACGAAGAGGATGATCCTCACCTCCCACTTCGGTTTTCCTCCAGCAGAGCCGCGCCGCTCCGCTGGACAGTGAAGCAGTCCCTGGGAACCGGGCAGCAGCGACCCTGGTGGGTGGTGCTGCCCTTAAGCTTGTCCCTCATGGCTCTGGTCATTTGGTGCTTCTTTAGGCAGGAGACCAGCGCGGACCGGTGGTTGAGACGGATGTTGCTGGAAGAGGTACCGGAGCCCAGCGACGCTTCTGAAAAGCCTGGAGCTCCGGTGGCCCACGGGGCGAGGACTTAA